One genomic window of Sphingobacterium oryzagri includes the following:
- a CDS encoding DUF3347 domain-containing protein produces the protein MKIITLSVITVIMAFVTVSCNQASNKNEQSSNDTAIVSEEQLSSQPKEGDTVAASIISETSSGQDAEATGKEEAKEISIAPIVTDYLSLKNALVSDDDKAAASAGKKLLATLNKVDMKAIPADKHKKYMDITDDAKEHAEHIEENVGNIHHQREHLASLGEDLRDLIDLFGTSQTLYQDHCPMFNDGKGAVWFSANKEIKNPYYGSKMMTCGKVEKTINGK, from the coding sequence ATGAAAATTATAACATTATCAGTCATTACTGTTATCATGGCATTTGTAACAGTATCATGCAATCAGGCATCCAACAAAAACGAGCAGTCTTCAAATGATACTGCTATTGTTTCAGAAGAACAGCTATCCTCTCAACCAAAAGAAGGTGATACGGTAGCGGCTTCCATCATTAGCGAAACATCAAGCGGTCAGGATGCAGAAGCAACAGGAAAAGAAGAAGCAAAAGAAATTTCTATTGCGCCTATAGTTACCGATTATCTGTCATTAAAGAACGCCCTTGTTTCGGACGATGACAAAGCTGCTGCCAGTGCAGGGAAAAAGCTGTTAGCTACCTTGAATAAAGTGGACATGAAAGCCATTCCTGCCGATAAGCACAAAAAATACATGGACATAACAGACGATGCAAAAGAACACGCAGAACATATCGAGGAGAATGTTGGCAACATCCACCACCAGCGGGAACATTTAGCCTCGCTTGGCGAAGATTTGAGAGATCTGATTGATTTGTTCGGTACATCACAAACATTATATCAAGACCATTGCCCGATGTTCAATGACGGTAAGGGTGCTGTTTGGTTCAGTGCAAACAAGGAAATCAAAAACCCTTACTATGGTTCTAAAATGATGACCTGTGGTAAGGTAGAAAAAACAATTAACGGCAAATAA
- a CDS encoding multicopper oxidase family protein, producing MNRYKKIPIRVLQTVLILLCTQTLFAQKVVHYELYVKDTLVNYAGKQKRAIAVNGQIPMPTLTFTQGDTAEIVVHNQLKESTSLHWHGVFLPNKEDGVPWLTQKPIEPGTTYTYRFPVIQHGTHWYHSHSGLQEQIGMYGSFIMKKRDDDKTFRKGIDDLPTVPLILSEWTNLNPDNINRMLHNANDWAAIKKNATQSYAEAIREGHLKTKLTNEWKRMLAMDVSDVYYDKILLNGNHTTDLKTVDGKMLKAGDKVRLRVSNGGASSYFWLRYAGGKITVVANDGNDVEPVEVDRLIIAVSETYDVVVTIPDDGLAYEFLATTEDRTQSASYFIGNGVKQLISPLPRLKYFEGMKMMNDMMKMDGNLDDMGMKMSLNQMDMNVVMYPEITGEAGDNADHSKHDGMNMDKDPDRYNANALGDIETLNYAMLQSPYNTTLPKDAPVKELKFTLTGNMNRYVWSMDNRVLSETDKIPVKKGEILRITIYNNSMMRHPMHLHGFDFRVINGKGEKSPLKNVLDIMPMETDTIEFLANEEGDWFFHCHILYHMMAGMNRVFEVEDYQNPYLPNKKQAYKKLQRESNMPHFMAQNDFATNGNDGEAMFQNARWSLGTEWRLGYNDMHGYEVETHLGRFIGKMQWFMPFVGFDWRYRKMGIDEHETNLFGQKNEKDTRRAVSLGFMYTLPMLVNFQAEIYHDGIVRLSLMREDIPISKRLRGGFMVNSDFEYMGDLRYIVNKNIGIRTHYDSDMGFGVGLALTY from the coding sequence ATGAACAGATATAAAAAAATACCGATAAGAGTACTGCAAACAGTGCTGATATTGCTTTGCACACAAACGCTGTTTGCACAGAAAGTAGTGCATTACGAGTTGTATGTAAAAGACACGTTGGTAAACTATGCAGGTAAGCAAAAAAGAGCAATTGCCGTGAACGGACAAATTCCGATGCCTACACTTACTTTCACACAAGGCGATACTGCCGAAATTGTGGTACACAACCAATTAAAAGAAAGTACTTCATTGCACTGGCACGGAGTTTTTTTGCCAAACAAAGAAGATGGTGTACCTTGGCTTACACAAAAGCCTATTGAGCCAGGAACAACTTATACCTATCGTTTTCCTGTTATTCAACACGGAACGCACTGGTATCATTCCCATTCCGGTTTACAGGAGCAGATTGGAATGTATGGCAGCTTTATTATGAAAAAGCGTGATGATGATAAAACCTTTAGGAAAGGGATTGATGATTTGCCTACCGTACCTCTCATTTTAAGTGAATGGACAAATTTAAATCCCGATAATATCAATAGGATGTTGCACAACGCCAACGATTGGGCGGCTATCAAAAAAAATGCAACACAGTCTTATGCGGAAGCCATTCGTGAAGGGCATTTGAAAACTAAATTGACCAATGAATGGAAACGTATGCTGGCAATGGACGTTAGTGATGTGTACTATGATAAAATTTTACTCAACGGAAATCATACAACCGATTTAAAAACTGTTGACGGTAAAATGCTGAAAGCAGGAGATAAAGTACGATTGCGTGTTTCAAACGGCGGTGCATCCTCCTATTTTTGGTTAAGGTATGCAGGTGGTAAAATTACCGTGGTTGCAAATGACGGTAATGATGTCGAGCCTGTCGAAGTAGACAGATTAATCATTGCTGTATCTGAAACTTATGATGTTGTTGTTACTATTCCCGATGATGGCTTGGCTTATGAATTTTTAGCGACTACCGAGGACAGGACACAATCAGCGAGCTATTTTATAGGTAATGGTGTTAAGCAGCTTATTTCTCCGCTCCCACGTTTAAAATACTTCGAGGGAATGAAGATGATGAACGACATGATGAAGATGGATGGCAACCTTGACGATATGGGAATGAAAATGAGCCTGAACCAAATGGATATGAATGTGGTCATGTACCCTGAAATTACAGGGGAAGCAGGGGATAATGCAGACCACAGCAAGCACGATGGAATGAACATGGATAAAGACCCCGATCGATATAATGCGAATGCCTTAGGAGACATCGAAACCCTAAATTATGCAATGCTACAATCGCCCTACAATACCACACTACCAAAAGATGCACCTGTCAAAGAGTTAAAGTTTACTCTTACCGGAAATATGAACCGCTATGTTTGGAGTATGGACAATAGGGTGCTTTCCGAAACAGATAAAATTCCGGTAAAGAAAGGAGAAATACTTCGAATCACAATTTACAACAACTCTATGATGCGGCATCCTATGCACCTGCATGGATTTGATTTTAGAGTGATTAATGGTAAAGGAGAGAAGTCACCTCTTAAAAATGTTTTAGATATAATGCCAATGGAAACTGACACTATTGAGTTTTTGGCAAACGAAGAAGGAGATTGGTTTTTCCACTGCCATATTCTCTATCATATGATGGCAGGTATGAACAGGGTTTTTGAAGTTGAAGACTATCAAAATCCATACTTACCTAATAAAAAACAAGCATATAAAAAATTGCAAAGGGAAAGCAATATGCCACACTTTATGGCTCAGAATGATTTCGCAACAAATGGTAACGATGGAGAAGCGATGTTTCAAAATGCCAGGTGGAGCCTAGGCACTGAGTGGCGTTTGGGATACAATGATATGCACGGCTATGAAGTAGAGACCCATTTGGGAAGATTTATCGGCAAAATGCAATGGTTCATGCCCTTTGTAGGATTTGATTGGCGATATCGTAAAATGGGCATAGACGAACACGAAACGAATTTATTTGGACAAAAAAATGAAAAAGATACACGCAGGGCTGTCAGCTTAGGTTTTATGTACACTTTACCCATGCTCGTTAATTTCCAAGCAGAAATTTATCACGATGGTATCGTAAGACTATCTTTGATGCGTGAAGATATACCTATCTCAAAAAGGTTACGAGGAGGCTTCATGGTTAATTCAGATTTTGAATACATGGGCGATCTTAGATATATTGTCAACAAAAATATCGGCATCCGAACTCACTATGATAGTGATATGGGATTTGGTGTTGGGCTTGCCTTGACTTATTAA
- a CDS encoding heavy metal translocating P-type ATPase codes for MKKYTCPMHPQVLKDELGKCPLCDMALVPVGGTSASHEYTSGHGQSEHSSHDHTKDGFNKHEGHHTGDFLTRFWISLVITIPILLLSNMIQQWLGFSLTFTGGKYVLLALGTVIYSYGGLPFLTGMIGEVKARTIGMMTLVAIAISVAYIYSVAVVFGLQGMDFFWELATLIDIMLLGHWLEMRSQMAASRALQSLVALLPNYVTVERNGEAVKIKLEDLQSGETAIIKPGEKIPADGLVLKGLSYINESMLTGESVPVKKEMDSKVIAGSINGDGALKFKVTAVGKDSYLNRIINLVQEAQDTKSNTQNLADKVAKWLTIIAIAVGIGTFIYWFASSRDTTFALERMVTVMVTACPHALGVAIPLVVAISTTLSATNGLLIRNRTAFETTRKLSTVIFDKTGTLTKGSHAVEKVIPLTDEYNADEVIQYAAAVQQNSEHHIAKGIMTALKEKSLALWKSDNFNYMQGIGVKGVVNGKNVVNGGPNYFTKNHLSLPEIPTEINQEAETVNFVLINDRVIGIITLADSIREGSEQAIDELKKMGIKSFLLTGDNDQIAAAVAGKLGMDGYLANVLPHNKQEKIKEFQEKGEVVAMTGDGVNDAPAMAQADVGIAVGSGTDVAAETADIILVNSDPRDVVKLIDFGKLTYKKMVQNLIWAVGYNVVAIPLAAGLLYPNFILSPAMGAVLMSVSTIVVAINARFLKIKNE; via the coding sequence ATGAAGAAATACACTTGTCCCATGCACCCACAGGTGCTAAAAGACGAACTTGGCAAATGCCCGCTTTGTGACATGGCCTTGGTTCCCGTTGGCGGTACGTCAGCTTCTCATGAATACACATCAGGACATGGACAATCGGAGCATTCCTCACATGACCATACCAAAGATGGCTTTAACAAGCATGAGGGGCATCATACAGGCGATTTCCTCACACGTTTTTGGATAAGCCTCGTTATTACAATTCCTATCCTGCTCCTGTCAAACATGATACAGCAATGGCTGGGTTTCAGCCTTACTTTCACTGGCGGTAAATATGTGCTGCTTGCATTGGGTACGGTGATTTATAGCTATGGAGGCTTGCCATTCCTAACAGGAATGATTGGCGAGGTGAAAGCCAGAACCATAGGGATGATGACACTTGTTGCTATCGCTATATCCGTAGCCTATATCTATTCCGTAGCTGTTGTATTTGGCTTGCAGGGCATGGATTTCTTTTGGGAACTGGCAACCCTTATTGACATCATGCTGTTAGGGCACTGGCTCGAAATGCGTTCCCAAATGGCTGCTTCACGAGCATTGCAATCATTGGTGGCTTTGCTGCCTAACTATGTTACGGTGGAACGGAACGGAGAAGCCGTAAAGATAAAGCTCGAAGACCTGCAAAGCGGTGAAACAGCTATCATAAAACCGGGTGAAAAAATTCCAGCCGATGGATTGGTACTGAAGGGGCTTTCGTACATCAACGAAAGCATGCTTACAGGAGAAAGTGTTCCGGTAAAAAAGGAAATGGACAGTAAGGTCATCGCAGGCTCTATCAATGGCGATGGTGCATTGAAGTTCAAGGTAACTGCAGTTGGAAAAGACAGCTACCTGAACAGGATTATCAATCTTGTGCAAGAGGCACAGGATACCAAGTCTAATACGCAGAACCTTGCGGACAAAGTGGCAAAATGGCTCACCATTATTGCCATTGCCGTTGGCATAGGCACATTTATCTATTGGTTTGCCAGCAGTAGAGATACTACCTTTGCCCTTGAAAGAATGGTTACGGTAATGGTAACTGCCTGCCCGCATGCATTGGGAGTGGCTATCCCGTTGGTGGTTGCCATTTCCACAACCCTATCGGCGACCAATGGTCTGCTTATACGCAACCGCACGGCATTTGAAACGACCCGAAAGCTATCTACCGTTATCTTTGATAAGACCGGAACGCTTACCAAAGGTTCCCATGCCGTGGAAAAGGTCATTCCCTTAACGGACGAATACAATGCCGATGAGGTTATCCAATATGCTGCCGCAGTACAGCAAAATTCGGAACATCATATTGCAAAAGGTATCATGACTGCATTGAAAGAAAAGAGCCTTGCCTTATGGAAGTCTGACAACTTTAACTATATGCAGGGAATAGGTGTAAAAGGTGTTGTAAACGGGAAAAATGTAGTAAATGGCGGACCGAATTATTTCACCAAAAACCACCTTTCCTTGCCTGAAATTCCAACCGAAATCAATCAGGAAGCCGAAACGGTAAACTTCGTTCTCATTAACGACCGGGTAATAGGCATCATTACGTTGGCAGATAGCATCCGCGAAGGTTCAGAACAGGCAATTGATGAACTCAAGAAAATGGGCATCAAGTCCTTTCTGCTCACCGGAGATAACGACCAGATCGCTGCTGCTGTAGCCGGAAAATTGGGCATGGACGGTTATTTGGCTAATGTGCTTCCGCACAACAAACAGGAGAAAATAAAGGAGTTTCAGGAAAAAGGCGAAGTCGTGGCAATGACAGGTGACGGTGTGAATGATGCACCAGCAATGGCACAGGCAGATGTGGGCATTGCCGTGGGTTCCGGTACGGATGTGGCTGCCGAAACAGCGGACATCATATTGGTGAATAGTGACCCGAGGGATGTTGTCAAACTGATTGACTTCGGCAAACTTACTTACAAAAAAATGGTTCAAAACCTGATATGGGCGGTTGGCTACAACGTGGTAGCAATCCCACTTGCGGCAGGTTTACTCTATCCGAATTTTATTTTAAGTCCTGCTATGGGAGCTGTGCTAATGAGCGTAAGCACCATTGTAGTGGCTATTAATGCAAGATTTTTAAAAATCAAAAATGAATAA
- a CDS encoding DUF305 domain-containing protein translates to MKNMQNSHNPGHASEHGPHNSKHNSGMYKRFAVMAVAMFAAMYFIMYAMIDGWQNLIPNINNLYMTLLMTSAMLLIELLIMKVMYANRKMNWVIAIISVAIGIFSWFGIREQINVGDKQFVKGMIPHHAAAILMSEKAHLTDPELLELQKNILETQEEEIELMKRKLKEFEYNK, encoded by the coding sequence ATGAAAAATATGCAAAACAGTCACAATCCGGGTCATGCTTCGGAACATGGTCCGCACAATTCAAAACATAACTCGGGTATGTACAAACGTTTTGCGGTGATGGCTGTCGCCATGTTCGCAGCGATGTATTTTATCATGTACGCCATGATAGACGGGTGGCAGAACCTGATACCCAATATCAACAACCTGTATATGACCCTGCTGATGACCTCGGCAATGTTGCTTATCGAATTATTGATAATGAAAGTGATGTACGCCAACAGGAAGATGAATTGGGTGATAGCAATAATATCGGTTGCCATTGGCATCTTTTCATGGTTTGGTATCAGGGAACAAATCAATGTTGGGGACAAGCAATTCGTAAAGGGTATGATACCCCATCACGCAGCAGCCATATTGATGTCCGAAAAGGCACATCTGACGGACCCGGAACTGCTTGAGTTACAAAAAAACATACTTGAAACCCAAGAGGAAGAAATTGAATTGATGAAGCGCAAGCTAAAAGAGTTTGAATATAATAAATAG
- a CDS encoding heme-binding domain-containing protein translates to MSLKKKIILGLAVILIGIQFFQPLRNQSDEVPPTHIERVYAVPQNVKAILVQYCYDCHSNNTLYPWYSRIQPGAWYMAEHIKNGKEELNFSDFGEYSARRQRNKFRAMVGQVKDGEMPLSSYTLIHRNAVLSQEDKQVLIEWFGTMEDSIK, encoded by the coding sequence ATGTCCTTAAAAAAGAAAATTATATTAGGGTTGGCTGTTATCTTAATCGGTATACAGTTTTTTCAGCCGTTACGTAACCAATCGGATGAAGTGCCACCCACCCATATCGAAAGGGTGTACGCCGTACCCCAAAATGTAAAGGCTATCCTTGTCCAATACTGTTACGACTGCCATAGCAACAATACCCTTTATCCGTGGTACAGCCGTATCCAGCCCGGAGCATGGTACATGGCAGAGCATATCAAAAATGGCAAAGAAGAACTCAACTTTAGCGACTTTGGCGAATATTCTGCCCGCAGACAGCGAAATAAGTTCAGAGCTATGGTAGGTCAGGTTAAGGACGGGGAAATGCCTTTGTCGTCATATACACTAATTCATCGTAATGCAGTATTATCACAGGAGGATAAGCAGGTTTTAATAGAGTGGTTTGGTACAATGGAAGATAGCATTAAATAA
- a CDS encoding DUF3347 domain-containing protein produces the protein MKYVISTVLVVAVFILSACNGNSEKQNSSSTAHTDFTAQSDVATPAKPTIPSLFGQYEKLVSALSSDDDKEAVYVAQGLVKILHNVDTTSFNTEQLKVYKDNSASIEENGVHITDNLGNISHQREHLVMLGEDFYDLAKSFDLGKPVYKIACSKFNNGKGAFWLSETKEFKNPYYGAKMPGCGSVTETIAKY, from the coding sequence ATGAAATATGTAATCTCAACCGTTCTTGTTGTTGCCGTTTTTATATTATCGGCATGTAACGGCAATTCAGAAAAACAGAACAGTTCTTCCACTGCCCATACAGACTTTACGGCACAGTCCGATGTAGCTACACCTGCAAAGCCGACCATACCGAGCTTGTTTGGACAGTACGAGAAGCTTGTGTCCGCCCTTTCTTCAGATGACGACAAGGAGGCGGTGTATGTGGCGCAAGGCCTGGTAAAGATACTTCACAACGTGGATACCACAAGTTTTAATACCGAGCAGCTAAAGGTTTACAAAGACAACTCCGCGAGTATCGAGGAAAATGGGGTACATATAACTGACAACTTAGGCAACATTAGCCACCAAAGGGAACACCTGGTCATGTTGGGCGAAGACTTTTACGATTTGGCTAAATCATTTGATTTGGGCAAGCCCGTATATAAAATAGCCTGTTCCAAATTTAACAATGGAAAAGGGGCATTTTGGTTAAGTGAAACTAAGGAATTTAAAAACCCGTATTATGGCGCTAAGATGCCGGGCTGTGGCTCCGTAACAGAAACGATTGCAAAGTACTGA